aatatattttttaaaagaaattgttcaaaaaataatgttagcgggcaaaaaaatacaaattcatTTCCTAATTTTCAGcaactttgttttatttttcagaatATTTTATCCACGTTTAAAAGTAACTAACCACGATCAAactgttttcttcttctgtataatttttttataacaaatttattctctttttcatttttctttatattctcCGCTATGAAAGAATCAAAACACACAGATCTTTTCATCATTTCTAAATTTCAGTTTTGATGTCTATAGGTTTCTTCATAtctactttctttttttctacaCCAGTTCGAAAATTTAATTATTCACCACATGTATTAATACTTAAGAGTCAAGTTTTCAAGATTGATACTGGCGGAATACATAACTTTTTTCAAAGCAAAAGTTGGATGTGGCAGAAGAGTTTAAAATCAAGTTGGGAAGAGATTGACAGTGCTACGGCGATTCTGGAGAGATTCAGAAAACTTTGAGGATTTTATTGCAGGGCTTCAGAATCTTCAGGTATTTATGGTGGTGTGTTCATATGAAACTTTTTAGGCAAAATCAGAATTAAAAGTATAGCataaatatttgtattgttCAGTTTTGAAATTACTAAAGTTTGATGCAGACATGTATGGGAATAAAAGCTGATTCAGAAATAACATATGAGGGATCagataaaattttggatatatatgtTCTACAGTAAACTTGGCTAAGGTTGAACTTCAAGACGATGGATTAGGTAGGTAAGATATGCACAACTTTTGACATTTTAGAATTTAAagtgaaaaaatatttagtttatagtACTTATAAAAATGGGAAATTTGGAAAAAGGGAACAACTAAACTAAGCTATTGTCCCCTTAGTACAAAATCAAACTTTGTCACTTTTGGACTTTCACTACCCttaagagttaaaaaaaattatatcaattaatttacaatgcaaaaaaattaagaaaaatttaaaacatgaaGTAGTCACACATGtgcatatatgaaaaatatttttggattaaaaaaaatttggaatggTAAATTGAAAAATAGGCTAAAGGTGTTAGTATATAAGATCTACCATCTACGGAGATTCAGAATATGCATTCTAACTGAAACACAATGATCTACATACAGAAGAATGCGCATTAGACCGCAAACATTAAGATCTAAAATGGCAGAATACAAAATCAACATTTTCTTCTATGTTCTGCCTTTCTGGTAGATCATAAGTAATAGTAAATGTTCTTATATCTTCTATGGAAGAATatacattctactcaattctcaTATATCTATAATATATGTATTCTATATCTACCACGTTTTCTTTATTCTACCGTACGTAGAATGTAATTTCtactagatttttaaaaaaattcgaaaatctAGGAAAAAACGGTTAGAAAATATTTCCTAAATCtattaaatcttttttatttccttttttaaatcttcttccctaaatttttgtttcttcgtTGCCAACCACGATTTGGACCAAAAATCGTGGGGATTCTTCTCTTTTTCATAGTTTCTTCTCCTTTTGGGGATTCAATCTAACGTGACAAAATGCACATCTATGCCTATTCTGGTGTTTGGAGATCGTCCAAAACAAAAGGGTGGAAGTTTATTGTTGATGAAGAAACAGGAGGTAGACTACTTACTTTGGACACAAGCAAAACCTTTGACAACCTAAGAGTTATGGTTTGTGAGGACTTTGGAACCGATCTAAACTTGGTCAATATCGACCTGAGTTACTTACCTTCCGATTTGGTTATTGGCCTCGATTCACCACCTGTTTTCATCACCAATGATCGACAACTCAAAAATTTTCTTACATATGTGAAGACCAAAGCTTCAACGCGGTTATGTGTGTGTATTCGATCTAAGGTCGGATTTAACTTGAATGAAGAGCCTGCTGAGTTGCCTAACAGAGAGGAAGTGGGTATGTCGGGTGAAGTTTCAGATGATATTGATGGTGAAGCCGAGCTTGAAGAAAAAGATGCGAAGATAGATGAAAGTGATGACGAAAACAAGTGTGAGAAAGATATGACCAACGGAAAGTCTGTCCGTTTTTCTCTGGTTGATGTTGTGAAGAAGGGTCAACATTTTACTAGCAAAGCAGCTTTGCAGgcaacaatggaaatatgcgcAATGAAACATAATTTCGACTACAAGGTTGCCAAAACGGATAGAAGAGTTTGGTACGTTCGTTGTGCGTATGATGATTGCCGCTGGCGTGTTCGCGCAGAGGGATTAACaggttcttcatattttatcatcaaaaagTATGTGCCTGATCATTCATGTGCTCCATCATCAAGGAACCACTCTGTTCGGACCGTTTCATCAAAAACAGTTGGTAGTCTCATTAAGCATAAGTACGAAACTGTCAAGGAAGGGCCGAAACCTAATGATATTATCCAGTTTATGCGTGATGATCATGGAGTTGAGATATCCTACTCTTTAGCTTGGGAGGCACGTGAGTATGCAGTAAGTGTTGTGAGAGGCATTCCAGAGAAGGGTTATGAAAAAGTTCCCAAATACTTGCACATGATGAAGGAAGCTAATCCAGGATCACACACATTTTATGAAACTGATAGCGATGGGAGATTCAAATTCCTCTTCATCGCATATGGTCAGTCTATTCGCGGTTTTTATGCTGCAATTCGGAAAGTTATTGTTGTGGATGGGACTTTCCTGAAGAGCAAATACAAAGGAGTATTAATGGTTGCTACTGCTTTGGATGGAAACTCGAACCTATATCCTATTGCATTTGGAGTTGTCGACTCAGAGAATGACCGCTCGTGGGAATGGTTTATGAGACAACTTAAGGTTGTCATTGGTGATGATCAGAATTTAGCTTTTGTGTCTGACCGGAATAATTCACTTGCTAAAGCTCTTGCAAAAGTGTATCCGCATGCTCATCATGGAATTTGCATTCACCACTTGCTGAACAATGTTGTTACATATTTCAAGGGTAAAGGTGTCGCTGGTTTGGTGGCAAAGGCTTCTAAAGCTTACCGAGTTGCTGATTTTAAGAAGCAATTCACTGCTATTTTCTCAATTAGTCCTGCAATTGGAAACTATCTGATACAAGCTGATGTGAGAAAGTGGGCTCGTTGTCAATTTCCGGGTTACAGGTACGATGTTAGGACCAATAACCCTGCTGAATCAATAAATTCTGCTTTGCGTTCGCCAAGAGAGTTTCCAGTTATACCCTTATTGGACAGCATAAGGGAAATGATGACTCGATGGTTTTTCAAACGTAGAGCTTTAAGTTCAAAGCATAAACAGCCACTGACCGTTGCTGTAGAGAAGAAGATTGATCGAAGGATTGAGAAGGGTAAGAAGTTTCAGGTTTTTCCAGTTAGCGATGACAGGTTTTTGGTTCGAGGTGACACTTTTGAATGTATGGTCGACTTGGTCAGACGCACATGTTCATGTGGGAAATTCGATCTGATGAAAATTCCATGCAGACACGCCATAAAAGCAGCTTTCAGCGTAGGCATACAAGCACACACACTCACTGACGACATGTACACCACTGCTTCATGGAGATCGATTTATGAGGAAAGCATAAATCCTATAAGTGTCCCGGAAGATGCATGGATTGTCCCATCTCACGTACAGAAAGCAAAAGTCCTCCCTCCAGAAACTAGAAGAGCTGCAGGCCGGAGAAAGAAACGTAGGTATGAGACAGTTGAAGACAAGATCCGGTCGTCACAAGGAACTCAAAGCTCTAAACGTCGTAAATGCAGTCGATGTGGTATTGAAGGTCACAACCGCTCCACATGTGATAGAGCAATATAGGATTACAATCTATTCGGTCTATGCAAGTTACTTTTCAGAGTTTTTTCTAACATTAGCTTTGTTTCATGTCAAACTCTGTTTTTTCAAGACCAATTATGTTTTATGTACTGTGCACGTTTCCAATATTTACTTAGTTTTATGCAAGTTTTTAGTCTACCGTTAAGATTTGATCCATAAATTGACAACACAGAATATCAAATTGATTCAATCTTTCACAAAGTAAATAGATTCAGAAAACAATTAAAAGATCAATCAAATTTAGAACAAAGACATAAAAAAGTGAGAATGGATCCAATAAGTCCTACATCTCCCGACTTCTTGTGCTCGATAACTGCTTCCTCTACTGTCATTTTCAAGGAACGTCTCAAATCTTCAATTTCTTTGGCCATTCTCGACTGTTGCTCATGCATCATTTGTATCTCATCAAGCAGAGCCTCGTCCACCCACTTGAAAAGATGTTGCTCTTTCTTTCTCTGAATTGAAACACAAAAACGTCAATTGAAACATAGAATAATAAAAAGTCATAATTTTTCAGAATTACCTTCAGACCAATCTCACATCGGAAGAATCTTCTGTATGGGTTCTCCTCCGtttttgaaacataagtgacaATCCCTTTCCCACACCAGCATCTGGAAGGAACCCCTCCATTGTTAGTCATGATCGGTTTTTGATAATGAGAGAAAGACGGAGAGGAGAGATAAACGATGAAATAAGTAGGGTTTCTAGTCATTGGTGTTATATAAGTTTATGTTTAGGGCAAACGACTACTGTTAATCGGGTTTTAGGGTGTAATTGTATGTGTTGTGATAGTCATAAGATTTGTATTGACtattaacatttgtagccttgtTACGTTAGATTCTGTATAGCTCCCTACATTGGTGTTGTATGGCTTAGTTTAGACTCATTTAGGGTATCTTTAGGGGTTGATATGTTGTATGGGTTAGTTTAGATTCATTTAGGGTATCGTTAGGGGTTGATATGTTGTATGGCTTCGGTAAGATTTActttatttaattatgtaatcaGCCACTAATGTCAATAATTTCAAGTAGTACAGTGGTTTATGTTGTCCGTATAAATACCCTAGGTGAAGTGTTCGACGCCCCctatctccatttttattaaaaaccgTTTTTTCTCCTACAATATCCTCGAATTAGAGAGACAAATAAGACTATTTAGGTTCATATGTTGCTGGTAATATCAATAGTTTCAAGTAGTCCAGTGGTCTATGTTGGACATTTAAAGGCCTCAAGTGCCTTGTTCGATTCCCCCcatctccatttttatttttaaattttttgtttagtaCGAGAGTCAAATAAGACCATTTAGATTCATATCATGTATCCCTTTGTTTGTTATAGTGTATGTAATTCACTAGAAGACTCAAATGCAATGCTAAATAAACGACTCAAATGCAATGGTAAATAATAGATTCAAATGCTAAATAAGAGATCCAAACCAATGCTAGTTACGAGTCATATAAGAGTAACTAAAAGAGTCAATATCAACCTACTTGGTGAACAAGACATAGTGAAAATAGCATTATAAAATCTCAACCGTAGGAGAAGCTATAGCCTTCGGAGGAACGTACTTTCCCATTCTCGAAATAAGCTCAGGATCATTAGCAGCTTCCCATAAGTCATAAGCAATCTTCTGGCGAGCTTCACGAATGTTGTCGTCATTCACCAACGTTAAGTCCATGCCTAGAAGATGTGCTTCAATGTGCTTCAACGCATATACTCCACAATCGCTGCTAGTCTTATTTAGGAAGCAGGGCATTGGAGCGTAAGTGACATCATAGGGCTTAACGGTTAATCCCCTCTTCTCTGAAGACTGCACGGCTTTGACAATTCTTGGGATGAGATGTGCAAATGGCTCCAAGTCCTTGTTGTGTTTCAGTCCCGCACAGTCAAAAACTTCTATGGAACGAGTAACAAAGTTGACACACATAGAGATCCAGTGGTTACCGTGCACAAGAAGAGGCACATACATACGATTGACATCAAGATCCCACATTAGTCTTGTTCGGCCGTGTGAAGGAAGTTCACCAATTCCGTACTGATGGAGCAGTCCTTCTaccctgaatttttttttgtctttcttgaaCTCAGTGTAAGAATTCTTCATTTGATTACTGAATATGCAGCTCATGAAAGCTACTTTGGACGGGTTCCATCGTCTCAAAGAAGTCCTCTCGCGAAATAAGAAGAGCACAGCATCAATTTCCtataaaatatgatacaaaCAGAGTGAGTTGATGTGATGTTAAAGACGAAGAACAGTAAGTAGGCGTGCAGAGTAATGTAAATCATACTTGATTTTGCAGCCACACTGCAGGTCCCATAATACGTTCTGCTAACTCAGTTGTGTACATAGAAGGTCCAATTTTAAGGTGCCTGCGATGcaacatttaattaaaaatttgtagAATTTATAACATAGAGGGAACGCATAGACTTACTGTTTGGTAGTTGAGCACCAATGAATCAGTTTAGCCCATGAATCCTCATGGACAAACACTAATGAGTAATCATCGTCGTTCACCCGGTCGTCATGTAATTCCATATCTTTGAGAGTGGGTGTTCTCCAATCTACAGGCTTGAAGGATGATACTGGAGTAACCCACTTAGGTGCTTCTTCATCACTCGTTTTTTGTGAGGGATCGAAACCTTTAACATGTGATACTTGAGAAAGGTTCCCCATGGCGTCTTGTAAATACTCTTGGGTGCTCATTTCTTCTTTTATTGATGAAGGTTCTCCATGGGTAGATGATTGTGACAAATTCTTCAAAAAATCCATCATATCATCAGTTTCAGTTTCAATCTCCTGTTAATGAAACCAAACACAACATTATTAGCCAAAACTGTCGAGAGACAATGACATTAAAAGAGTCGAGAGACTATGACATTACAGAGAAAACATTTCATAGTCATAAGTTCAGTTCATAGCAAACACCAAAATACATTACAAGCCGATTTCCAACAAGCCGATATTACAAGCAAACAACAATGACATTACAAAAGAGTTAAGAGAAAATTACAACATAAGACAGTCCGACATATTACAAAGCTTCATTTTATGGTTACCTTTCTTCCTTGCCGAGGGCTACGACGAACCGTAGCAGGAACCACACTCTCATCAACCTTGCCTTTGCCTTTTTCCTTTGTTCCTGCAAGACACGGACTCTGTGATGATTTTCCCATCGTTGCTGAAGGACATGGAATCTCAGATGCTCTGTCTTTTCCCATTGTAGCAGAAGGACCCGGAATCTGTGACACCGCTTGCTTGAGCTCAGCCATCTCTTTTTGGACCTTCTCAAAACGCTCTTGGATGTCATTCTGCACCACGTCCTTGAAAGAGTTGAAAGCAGAGGTGAACAAACCTTCAATGAAAGTCTTCATTCCACTGGAGATACCACTGTTATGTTCAGCTGCCCGTTGACAAAGCAGTTCTTTCTTTCGAGCCTCCGCACCAGGATCATTTAGCTTACGCTTTCCCCTTCTTGCAACAACAGCCGGTTCGTCAACATGAGTATCTGTGACATCTTCGACTTCAACATTCTCTCCATCAGTCTCTGAATCAGAAAGCTCTAAAGTTGGAGGCAAAGCCTCGACTTCCCATACGAAATCTGTCCAATCTTGTTTGGCATTGAGAAGAGTAACAATGCGACCAATTCTTTCATCTATCTTCTCATCTTCCCTATAGAACTCAGTGCTATCAACCACATCATTGTTCCCAGTAGCAGATATAAATGGGAACAGTTCTCCCTGACAAGAACAAACGCCAACAGAGTGAGTTAAATTGTTTGTTAACTGAAccgaatataattttttaaaaattattacctTATTAAAGTGGGACTCTAGGCTGCTGATATCTGCGTAGGAAACTTTCCCACTTCCTTTCCAATTCCTACATCTCACTTTGGTCATGTTCTTTTTGATCTTCTTACCCACCATACTACCAATGTCTGGGATTGCCTCCATAACCCATATCTGAAACGCATAGGAGAATCCATCCAACACGTAACTGTTCTTCAGATGTAAATCTTTCCTTGCTTTGAGTATTGATGCAAGCAGCTCGTCATATGCGTGAAGACCCCATGGATACATCCTCATCTTCTCAAAATCCATCACCAAACGGATGTATTCATGTGGGATAAACACTCTTGAATCCTTAGCTATGAGGAATCCATGAATGACGCACAGATACACTAGCCTAACCCTGTCCACATACGTCCACTTGTTGCATTCGTTAAGAAGCTTCGTCTTTATCATCGATAAGTTGACCTTTCTATTTTTCCTCAGCACATTGCTCCAGAACCCCTTATCATCCTTCCAATCATTGAAGTTTATGTCAGGTTCATCTTTGAACTTCAATCCTGTCACAGCATGAAATTCTTGCGCAGAGAACCTAAGAGGCCTCTTAGCAAATAGAAACCACAGCTCGTGAAGCTTCGAAACCTTGAGTTGCTTGCATATGAAGCTATGAATGATCTTCCCTGAGTAGATGAGCTTGTTCTCTATGATTGCCAGAAGCGGACCGAAGACAGGATCTTTCAAAACTTCCTCATACTCAGTGTTGAGAACACCCTTCACTTCCTCCAGAATTGTACGTCTACACGTATTGTTGATCTTGTCAATTTGCGTCTCAATTCCTTCTTCAAGTATGCGTTGTGGAAACTCGTACGCCATTCCTATAAAACATAATAGCAATAACTTCAACTCGTTAGTAATGCCTTAAGAAAATCAAACTAAAACTCAATCTCGCAATATGAACATcaacaaaatc
This genomic interval from Brassica napus cultivar Da-Ae chromosome A6, Da-Ae, whole genome shotgun sequence contains the following:
- the LOC125610042 gene encoding uncharacterized protein LOC125610042, coding for MHIYAYSGVWRSSKTKGWKFIVDEETGGRLLTLDTSKTFDNLRVMVCEDFGTDLNLVNIDLSYLPSDLVIGLDSPPVFITNDRQLKNFLTYVKTKASTRLCVCIRSKVGFNLNEEPAELPNREEVGMSGEVSDDIDGEAELEEKDAKIDESDDENKCEKDMTNGKSVRFSLVDVVKKGQHFTSKAALQATMEICAMKHNFDYKVAKTDRRVWYVRCAYDDCRWRVRAEGLTGSSYFIIKKYVPDHSCAPSSRNHSVRTVSSKTVGSLIKHKYETVKEGPKPNDIIQFMRDDHGVEISYSLAWEAREYAVSVVRGIPEKGYEKVPKYLHMMKEANPGSHTFYETDSDGRFKFLFIAYGQSIRGFYAAIRKVIVVDGTFLKSKYKGVLMVATALDGNSNLYPIAFGVVDSENDRSWEWFMRQLKVVIGDDQNLAFVSDRNNSLAKALAKVYPHAHHGICIHHLLNNVVTYFKGKGVAGLVAKASKAYRVADFKKQFTAIFSISPAIGNYLIQADVRKWARCQFPGYRYDVRTNNPAESINSALRSPREFPVIPLLDSIREMMTRWFFKRRALSSKHKQPLTVAVEKKIDRRIEKGKKFQVFPVSDDRFLVRGDTFECMVDLVRRTCSCGKFDLMKIPCRHAIKAAFSVGIQAHTLTDDMYTTASWRSIYEESINPISVPEDAWIVPSHVQKAKVLPPETRRAAGRRKKRRYETVEDKIRSSQGTQSSKRRKCSRCGIEGHNRSTCDRAI
- the LOC106454086 gene encoding uncharacterized protein LOC106454086; protein product: MAYEFPQRILEEGIETQIDKINNTCRRTILEEVKGVLNTEYEEVLKDPVFGPLLAIIENKLIYSGKIIHSFICKQLKVSKLHELWFLFAKRPLRFSAQEFHAVTGLKFKDEPDINFNDWKDDKGFWSNVLRKNRKVNLSMIKTKLLNECNKWTYVDRVRLVYLCVIHGFLIAKDSRVFIPHEYIRLVMDFEKMRMYPWGLHAYDELLASILKARKDLHLKNSYVLDGFSYAFQIWVMEAIPDIGSMVGKKIKKNMTKVRCRNWKGSGKVSYADISSLESHFNKGELFPFISATGNNDVVDSTEFYREDEKIDERIGRIVTLLNAKQDWTDFVWEVEALPPTLELSDSETDGENVEVEDVTDTHVDEPAVVARRGKRKLNDPGAEARKKELLCQRAAEHNSGISSGMKTFIEGLFTSAFNSFKDVVQNDIQERFEKVQKEMAELKQAVSQIPGPSATMGKDRASEIPCPSATMGKSSQSPCLAGTKEKGKGKVDESVVPATVRRSPRQGRKEIETETDDMMDFLKNLSQSSTHGEPSSIKEEMSTQEYLQDAMGNLSQVSHVKGFDPSQKTSDEEAPKWVTPVSSFKPVDWRTPTLKDMELHDDRVNDDDYSLVFVHEDSWAKLIHWCSTTKQHLKIGPSMYTTELAERIMGPAVWLQNQEIDAVLFLFRERTSLRRWNPSKVAFMSCIFSNQMKNSYTEFKKDKKKFRVEGLLHQYGIGELPSHGRTRLMWDLDVNRMYVPLLVHGNHWISMCVNFVTRSIEVFDCAGLKHNKDLEPFAHLIPRIVKAVQSSEKRGLTVKPYDVTYAPMPCFLNKTSSDCGVYALKHIEAHLLGMDLTCWCGKGIVTYVSKTEENPYRRFFRCEIGLKRKKEQHLFKWVDEALLDEIQMMHEQQSRMAKEIEDLRRSLKMTVEEAVIEHKKSGDVGLIGSILTFLCLCSKFD